A single Pseudomonas sp. DC1.2 DNA region contains:
- a CDS encoding site-specific integrase — MRYVLQDAADRLGFEDLNIEEIPWHHLQPEDVIALVATLRADGYAPNTSSLYVNAVRGVMNEAWRMSLINQEQLLKIRSVKGIAGTRLSQGRNLKRSLIQDLMSVCAADPRPQGLRDAAIIAVLYGSGMRKSESVNLDLNQVDFIERSLRVTAKGNKQLIKYAPAWAFAKLEAWLELRRQQLPVGQEDDLFLFNRIRRGSHITRERITKHAIYYIARQRGAQVGMKIMPHDFRRSFITRVIEEHDLSIAQKLAHHSNIQTTANYDVRDDNERRRAIDRFDL; from the coding sequence ATGCGCTATGTGTTGCAGGACGCGGCTGACCGACTGGGTTTCGAGGACCTGAACATTGAAGAGATACCCTGGCACCACTTGCAGCCTGAGGATGTGATCGCTTTGGTGGCGACATTGCGTGCAGATGGCTATGCCCCTAACACTTCGTCGCTTTACGTGAACGCGGTACGTGGGGTGATGAACGAAGCCTGGCGCATGAGCCTGATTAATCAGGAGCAACTGCTGAAAATACGCTCGGTCAAGGGCATCGCTGGCACACGGCTGTCTCAGGGGCGCAATCTCAAGCGCTCATTGATTCAGGACTTGATGTCGGTCTGTGCGGCTGACCCGCGACCACAAGGTTTACGGGACGCGGCGATCATTGCGGTGCTGTATGGCTCGGGGATGCGCAAGTCGGAGTCGGTCAACCTTGATCTGAATCAGGTCGACTTTATCGAGCGCAGCCTGCGGGTCACCGCCAAGGGCAATAAACAGTTGATCAAGTACGCACCCGCCTGGGCTTTCGCCAAGCTGGAGGCATGGCTGGAGTTACGGCGCCAACAATTGCCAGTTGGGCAAGAGGACGATCTTTTCCTGTTCAATCGTATCCGCCGTGGCAGCCACATCACCCGTGAGCGCATCACCAAGCATGCGATCTACTACATCGCGCGACAAAGGGGCGCGCAGGTCGGGATGAAAATTATGCCGCACGATTTCCGCCGCTCATTCATCACCCGAGTCATCGAAGAGCATGACTTGTCGATTGCACAAAAGCTTGCCCACCACAGCAATATCCAGACCACGGCCAACTATGACGTGCGCGATGACAATGAACGGCGCCGCGCGATCGATCGCTTTGATCTGTGA
- a CDS encoding ABC transporter ATP-binding protein, protein MNALELNSIYKSFGTQRALENINLSVPTGSRTVIVGPSGSGKTTLLRMIAGFEFPDSGSLSLNGEMLLDSTHQVPAHQRMIGYVPQDGALFPHMTVAANIGFGLADKGPARQERIAELMDSVALDASMAKRWPHELSGGQQQRVALARALAQQPRLMLLDEPFSALDTGLRAAMRKMVARLLADAGVTTILVTHDQSEALSFADQLAVMRQGRLVQSGQPMDLYRYPDDEQTALFLGDAVVMPARIEAGWAYCDLGRIAVSNQGTSTTAQIMLRPEQLQIDSPPEDSRGCPGIVTERDFGGNTCTLTVELQPGDQPGRSLLVRSSGMHAPPAGSRVHVTTIGQAHVLSA, encoded by the coding sequence ATGAACGCCCTTGAACTCAACTCTATTTACAAATCCTTTGGTACTCAGCGGGCACTGGAAAATATCAATTTGTCTGTGCCCACCGGCAGTCGCACGGTGATCGTCGGGCCTTCGGGCTCCGGAAAGACCACCTTGCTGCGCATGATTGCAGGTTTCGAATTCCCCGACTCCGGGAGCCTGTCGCTCAACGGAGAGATGTTGCTGGACAGCACGCACCAAGTTCCCGCCCACCAACGCATGATCGGCTACGTACCTCAGGACGGTGCTTTGTTCCCTCACATGACCGTGGCCGCCAACATCGGTTTCGGGCTGGCGGACAAAGGGCCTGCCAGGCAGGAGCGCATCGCCGAACTGATGGACAGCGTCGCTCTGGACGCGAGCATGGCTAAACGTTGGCCCCATGAACTGTCCGGCGGTCAGCAGCAACGAGTGGCACTTGCACGAGCGCTGGCGCAGCAACCCCGTTTGATGTTGCTGGACGAACCGTTCTCGGCATTGGATACCGGCCTGCGGGCAGCCATGCGCAAGATGGTCGCGCGATTACTCGCCGATGCAGGCGTTACTACCATTCTGGTCACCCACGATCAGAGCGAGGCGTTGTCGTTTGCCGATCAACTGGCGGTCATGCGCCAAGGCCGGCTGGTGCAGTCTGGGCAGCCGATGGACCTGTACCGCTATCCCGACGATGAGCAAACCGCTCTTTTTCTCGGTGATGCAGTGGTCATGCCCGCCAGGATCGAGGCCGGCTGGGCCTATTGCGACTTGGGCCGCATCGCGGTCAGCAACCAAGGCACAAGCACCACAGCGCAGATCATGTTGCGGCCCGAGCAGTTACAGATAGACAGCCCACCGGAGGATTCAAGAGGTTGCCCCGGCATTGTGACCGAACGCGACTTCGGCGGTAATACATGCACATTGACCGTAGAGCTGCAGCCTGGCGACCAACCGGGCCGGTCATTGCTGGTGCGCAGCTCGGGCATGCATGCCCCACCCGCCGGCAGCCGGGTCCATGTAACCACGATTGGGCAGGCTCACGTGCTCAGCGCCTGA